One window of the Melospiza georgiana isolate bMelGeo1 chromosome 14, bMelGeo1.pri, whole genome shotgun sequence genome contains the following:
- the LOC131089571 gene encoding adhesion G protein-coupled receptor G3-like: protein MNLLLGTVLLLLLLPDVAEGQDSCSGLPRGDEHGECCRAVLEQQSPGSSSPVFHLSQRCPELWHSRSRACVCLRERWLRLLQSGLHSQLAGLQTLLLNVSRAVTRDVLIAFSPTEGPSRLNSTEKGKAGKIHLPRGIFRSLSSQTVRVVVTVLNIQQLGMFKEINQTGQVLDNTVVGITVGESSISGLQEPVQLTFPHGELPQGVSPRCVFWDASKGQAGGWRSSGCDTQPGDKGTVCSCDHLTFFTLLLSPALDGSTARALMAVATAGCGVAMAFSIFTMAFCIFIRCRFRLEDTVRTNLGLHLNLVGSLLLLNLAFLLSTGLAGRAPPSTCRALGGLTHYCLLCCFTWTALEGCQLYLLFVKVLGTYIHHYLAKLCLLGWGFPALVVGVAGALGSYGKYHIQTVDHQTIAHLCWITSKHLLVHYITNCGYFGLIFLFNMAVFGVVTHKSCSLQGTGAVQGHSKPWKVALVAAGLFCLLGATWALAFLTYGISSAAVLHLFTVLNSLQGIFIFIWLVVLYYPKTKESTGSLSYIIRHDKTTTGSQD, encoded by the exons ATGAACCTGCTCCTGGgcactgtcctgctgctcctgctgctgcctg ATGTTGCCGAGGGACAGGACAGCTGTTCCG ggctgccccggGGTGATGAGCACGGGGAGTGCTGCCGAGcggtgctggagcagcagagcccgggcagcagcagcccggTGTTCCACCTGTCCCAGCGCTGCCCGGAGCTGTGGCACTCCCGGAGCCGCGCCTGCGTCTGCCTGAGGGAGCGCTGGCTCAG GCTGCTGCAGTCGGGGTtgcacagtcagctggctgggCTCCAGACGCTGCTCCTCAATGTCAGCAGGGCTGTCACCCGCGATGTGCTCATCGCCTTCTCCCCCACTGAG ggccccagcagGCTGAACAGCACGGAGAAAGGGAAGGCAGGTAAAATCCACCTCCCCAGGGGGATATTCCGGTCCCTGAGCAGCCAAACAGTGCGAGTGGTAGTGACAGTCCTCAATATCCAGCAGCTTGGCATGTTCAAG GAAATCAACCAGACAGGGCAGGTGCTGGACAACACCGTGGTGGGCATCACGGTGGGGGAGAGCAGCATCtcggggctgcaggagcccgtGCAGCTCACCTTCCCCCACGGGGAGCTGCCCCAG GGTGTCAGCCCCCGATGCGTGTTCTGGGATGCCAGCAAAG ggcaggcaggaggctggCGCAGCAGTGGATGTGACACACAGCCCGGGGACAAGGGGACAGTCTGCTCCTGTGACCATCTCACCTTCTTCACCCTGCTCCTG agcccagctctggatGGCTCCACAGCAAGAGCTCTGATGGCTGTTGCCACCGCTGGCTGTGGAGTAGCCATGGCCTTCTCCATCTTCACCATGGCCTTCTGCATCTTTATCAG gtgCAGGTTCAGGCTGGAGGACACCGTCCGCACCAACCTGGGGCTGCACCTCAACCTCGtgggcagcctgctcctcctcaaCCTGGCcttcctgctcagcactgggctCGCTGGCAGGGCCCCCCCAAGcacctgcagggccctggggggGCTCACCCACtactgcctgctctgctgcttcacCTGGACAGCGCTGGAGGGCTGCCAGCTCTACCTCCTCTTTGTCAAGGTCCTGGGCACCTACATCCACCACTACCTGGcaaagctgtgcctgctgggctggg GCTTCCCTGCTCTCGTGGTGGGAGTGGCAGGAGCTCTTGGCAGCTATGGAAAATACCACATCCAGACCGTGGACCACCAGACCATAGCCCACCT GTGCTGGATCACTTCCAAACATCTTCTGGTCCACTACATCACCAACTGTGGCTACTTTGGCCTCATCTTCCTCTTCAACATGGCTGTGTTCGGGGTGGTGACCCACAAGAGCTGCAGCTtgcagggcactggggcagtgcagggacacagcaagCCCTGGAAGGTGgctctggtggcagcagggctgttctGCCTGCTGGGAGCCACTTGGGCCCTGGCATTCCTCACCTATGGCAtctcctctgcagctgtgctccACCTCTTCACCGTCCTCAACTCCCTCCAAG gaatctTCATATTCATCTGGTTGGTTGTCCTCTACTACCCAAAGACAAAGGAGAGCACTGGTTCCCTCTCCTACATCATCAGACATGACAAAACCACCACAGGCTCCCAGGACTAg
- the LOC131089638 gene encoding pancreatic secretory granule membrane major glycoprotein GP2-like: protein MFVDTLSAQSRQSLARAAAPSTRWAPAVPEPAARRGLGGSGRSAEPAAPKGSAYRRRRGRCLCAVPAARLTPSGAHREAQTLPRGPHRPRPSPHRGSKGRAAAPAPRGSVAHHGNARGRGSVTGPALLGTGLGAPRDGARGFSWTGPRLLGTGPRLSRTGPAVPPRPDPAGTPSGSPQTSRHSPRPRRFPRAPAALPQPRRLARPGRRHRAPGPLGEGDRAEQSRGQRPALPATTAELSPSKTRSETHEFGSLKIKAIPSELASSHGPGPGVALRVRRSPDACLPNPCQHQGQCQVPVDRPVCSCKPGFTGEFCQDVVLKLACEEEHMKMMVRKEVFELLKIPLELVHLKNQACKVSEKEEEGELFFAAVLTGENHTACGSVIQQNSSHVSYSNAIESEQEAPRAPISRSFQLEVHFSCIYAYQQVVRLPFALTAVDKLVQLVVREGHFNVSMRLYKSPSYLEPYHLPSVAVPLTDTLYVLLKMEGQHQLKYFLLSVLDCWATPSPDPHQDTQHKLIEQGCPHDETVTYLNAIGESTSAKFSFQMFQFVGYPEMFLHCRVQLCVPDSPEPCAKQCPRHGRSRRALADDHNRIVSYGPILLLAAPPSGADIHRSSSDQQDPAGPSPWLSRALILLGVLTVLAVAAVAVSVRRRMG, encoded by the exons ATGTTCGTGGACACCCTAAGCGcgcagagcaggcagagcctggctcG agcagcagctccatcaacCCGCTGGGCACCGGCCGTGCCCGAGCCCGCGGCCCGCAGGGGCCTCGGAGGGAGCGGCCGCTCCGCGGAGCCGgcagcccccaagggcagcGCGTACCGCCGCCGGCGCGGGCGGTGTTTGTGCGCCGTCCCTGCGGCCAGGCTGACCCCGAGCGGGGCACACAGGGAGGCACAGACCTTGCCCAGGGGCCCGCACCGCCCCCGGCCGTCCCCTCACCGCGGCTCCAAGGGCAGAGCGGCCGCTCCGGCCCCGCGCGGCTCCGTTGCTCACCATGGCAACGCCCGCGGCCGCGGCTCCGTGACCGGCCCAGCGCTCCTCGGGACGGGGCTCGGGGCTCCTCGGGACGGGGCTCGGGGCTTCTCGTGGACAGGCCCGCGGCTCCTCGGGACCGGCCCGCGGCTCTCACGGACGGGGCCCGCGGTTCCCCCGCGCCCCGACCCGGCAGGGACACCCTCAGGGTCCCCTCAGACCTCCCGGCACAGCCCCCGGCCCCGGAGGTTCCCCCGGGCACCCGCtgcgctgccccagccccggcgcctcgcccggcccggccgccggcACCGTGCCCCGGGCCCGCTGGGAGAAGGGGACAGAGCGGAGCAAAGCCGGGGACAGcggccggccctgcccgccACCACGGCTGAGCTGTCGCCCTCCAAGACCCGCTCCGAAACTCACGAGTTCGGCTCTCTTAAAATTAAAGCCATCCCCA GTGAGctggccagcagccatggcccGGGGCCAGGGGTTGCCCTCCGTGTCAGGAGGAGCCCAGATGCCTGCCTGCCCAACCCATGCCAGCaccaggggcagtgccaggtgcCTGTGGACAGACCAGTCTGCAGCTGCAAGCCAGGCTTCACTGGGGAATTCTGCCAAG ATGTGGTGCTGAAGCTGGCCTGTGAGGAAGAGCACATGAAGATGATGGTGAGGAAGGAGGTGTTTGAGCTCTTGAAAATCCCACTGGAGCTCGTCCACTTGAAGAACCAGGCATGCAAGGTCtcagagaaggaagaagagggTGAGCTGTTTTTTGCAGCCGTTCTCACAGGTGAAAACCACACTGCCTGTGGATCAGTAATCCAG CAAAACAGCTCCCATGTCTCGTACTCCAACGCCATCGAGTCGGAGCAGGAGGCCCCCAGGGCCCCCATCTCCCGCAGTTTTCAGCTGGAGGTGCACTTCTCCTGCATCTACGCCTACCAGCAGGTTGTGAGACTGCCCTTCGCTCTCACTGCTGTTGACAA GCTGGTACAGCTTGTGGTCAGAGAAGGACACTTCAATGTCAGCATGAGACTCTACAAGTCCCCCTCCTACCTCGAGCCTTATCACCTGCCAAGTGTGGCTGTGCCCCTCACGGACACTCTCTATGTGCTGCTGAAGATGGAGGGGCAGCACCAGCTCAAGTACTTCCTGCTCAGTGTTCTGGACTGCTGGGCCACACCGAGCCCAGATCCACACCAGGACACGCAGCACAAGCTCATTGAGCAGGG gtgtccccatgaCGAGACAGTGACCTATCTGAATGCCATTGGGGagagcaccagtgccaagttcagCTTCCAGATGTTCCAGTTTGTTGGTTACCCTGAGATGTTCCTGCACTGCCGtgtgcagctctgtgttcctgacagcccagagccctgtgccaaG CAATGCCCCAGGCACGGGAGGAGCAGGCGGGCACTGGCAGATGACCACAACAGGATTGTGTCCTACGGGCCCAtcctcctgctggctgctcctccctcagGAGCTGACATCCACCGTTCCAGCAGTGACCAGCAGGACCCAGCGG GACCCAGCCCGTGGCTCTCCAGGGCCCTCATCCTGCTGGGTGTGCTCACCGTGCTCGCCGTGGCTGCTGTGGCCGTCAGCGTGAGGCGGAGGATGGGTTAG